The genomic window CTCAGCCCTCGCCTCACACCGACCTGGGCCTGCGGCCCCGGCCGGCGTTCAGCTCGAACTTAACTCAGCCCTCGCCTCACACCGACCTGGGCCTGCGGCCCCGGCCGGCGTTCAGCTCGAACTTCTATTTGGCTACGTTAAATCGGAAGTGGCAGATCTCGCCGTCTCGCACGACGTAGTCCTTGCCCTCCAAGCGGAACTGGCCCTTTTCCCGCACGGCCGCCATGGAGCCCTCGGCGCCGACCAGCTCGTTATAGCCCACCACCTCGGCGCGGATGAAGCCGCGCGCGATGTCGGAGTGGATGGCCGCCGCCGCATCCTGCGCGCGGGTGCCCCGCGGCACCGACCACGCCCGCACCTCGTCATCGCCCACCGTGAAGAACGAGAGCAATCCCAGGAGCCCGTAGCAGTCGCGAAGCACGCGCTTGATGGCGGGCTCGCTGAGCCCGAGGTCGGCGAGGAAGGCCGCCTGCTCCTCCCCCGCGAGCTGCGCCACTTCCGCCTCGATCACCGCGGAGACCCAGCCGACGGCGGTGCCGGGCCGGGCCGCGACCTCCTGGAGTCCGAAGCTCTCGACCAGGTTCGGGCCGCGGTCGATTTCCTTCTCAGAGAGATTGAGACAGTGGAGGATGGGCTTCTGCGAGAGAAACGTGAAGCCTCGGATGACCCGGGCATCGTCATCGGGCAGGGGGAAGGCGCGGATCGGTGTCTCGGCCTCGAGGGCGGGCTTGATCTCGAGGAGGGTGGACTGCTCCTTGACGTCGGCATCCGTCCGCTTCTTCTTGATCGAGGCCTCCAGGCGCTCGAGCCGCCGCTCCACCACCTCGAGGTCGGCGAGGATCAGCTCCGTCTCGAGGTCGGCAATGTCACCCTTGGGATTGGACGCGGAGCCCGTGGCATCGGCGAAGGCCCGCACCACGTGCAGCAGCGCGTCGGCATTCCTGAACTCCTTGGCATCGAGACCTTCGCGCTCGCCCTTGCTGATGCCGGCGAGATCCACAACCTCGAACGTGGCGAACGTCGTCTTCTTCGGCTTGAAGAGCGCGGAGAGGCGATCGACGCGCTCGTCCGGCACCCTGGCCACACCGGCATGCATCTCGCCGCGCGAGGCGCCAAAGGACGACGTGGCCACCGCCGAGCCCGTCAACAGGTTGAACAGCGAGGTCTTGCCGCTCTTGGGAAGGCCGACGAGCCCGATCTTCATCGAGGCCTCATGCTACCATAGCCGCTCTCGTGCCCGTACACCGCCCCCTCGATGTCAAAGGCGCCATCCTGGCGCTCGTCCTCGCCGTACTCTGGGGCGCCAATCCCGTGGCCATCAAGCTCGGTCTCGCCGACGTCGCTCCGGTCCGCATGGCCTTCTTCCGCTTCGCCGTCAGCGCCATCGTCATCTTCGGCTACGCGGTCGTCACGGGGCGCCGCGATGTTCTCCTGATTCCCAGGGGACAGGGCAAGCCGATCTGGTCTCTCGGCCTCCTCTGCGTCGTGCAGATCGCGCTCATGAACGTGGGCATCGACCGCACCACCGCCGCTCACGCCGTCATCATGGTGAACTCCTACGCGGTCCACACGGTCGTCTTCGCCCACTTCCTCCTTCCCGGCGATCGGCTCACCGGGCGCAAGCTCGTGGGTGTGCTGATCGCCTACAGCGGCGTGGTCATCCTCTTCGCTCCCGGTTTCACGGGCACGGGAGGGGCGCTCGTGGGAGATCTGATCATCGCGGTGAGCGCGCTCGTGCTGGCCGAACGCACCGTCTTTATCGCGAAGACCGTCCAGAGGGTGGACCCGGTGCGCCTCATGATGTACCAGTCGATCATCGGCGCCGCGGGACTCTTCCTCATGAGCCTGGTGTGGGATGTGGATCGGCCCACGCGCTGGACGGCCGGCCTCCTCCTGTCCATCCTCTACCAGGGAGCGCTCATCGGGGGATTCAACTTCGTCTTGAACGCGAAGCTCTTGCGGATCTACCAGCCCAGCGCGATGGCTACGGTGGCCCTGTCGACGCCCATCTGGGGCGTGCTGATTGCCGCAGCCATCGGCCGCGAGGGTCTGGCCCCCGAGCTCGTGCTCGCCTCCGCCATGGTGGCCGCCGGCATCGGCCTCACGACCCGGCGCTAGCGAGAACGGGCGGGCACGGAAGGTCACCGGCGGGAGAGCTCGTCTCCCTTCACAATTCTTTACACGCGACACACGCCCTCTTCACGCCGGGACGGCATACCTCGAGAACAAGAGGAAGGGGTGACCCGTCCAAGCTCCACGGGTCGAGAGGGTGACTCGATGAATCTGGGCCTGGCGGACAGGAGGACCACGGTCATGAAGAAGGTCATCGGTCTCGCGCTCATTGGCGTTCTGTCGCTCGGCCTTGTCGCCCCCGCCTTCGCAGACGGCGGGCGCGGCGGCTGGCATGGCCGCGGCGGCCACGGTTGGCGTGGGGGCGGCGGCCACGGTTGGCATGGAGGCGGCGGCCACGGTTGGCGTGGCGGCGGCGCCCACGGCTGGTGGGGCCCCGGCGCGGTGATCGGCGGTCTCCTCATCGGCTCGGCCATCGTCGCGGCCTCGGTCCCGCGAGTCGTGTACCCTGCTCCGGTCTATCCGGAGCCCGTCTACGTGGCGCCTCTGCCGACCTATTACCCGCAGACCCAGGTGTATGCCGCGCCGGTGCGGCGGGACGTCTGCTACCCGACCGGCTGCTATCGCTTGTACGGCGACGGCGTGACCGTCGCCTACCAGTGGGTGTGGGAGCCCAGTCCCGCGGCCCCCGTCCCACCGGCGCCGCCGGCACCGCCTTACCGCTGAGCGAGGTCCTGAAGACGGCACCGGAGCTCTGACGCTTCGAACGCACCAGAGCTCCGGCGCCAGGTCTCTCCTCTTCCTCAACTCTCTTCGATCGCTCGGGTGAGGCCAAGCCCGGACCTGACTTTCGGTCTTCCTGCCCTCCGCGGGGTATCATCGCCCCATGCGGCGCCTGTGGGCGGTCCTGCTCGTCCTCGCCTGCGCGCCCACTCTTCTCGCCCAGTCTCACGCCCAGCCGTCCGAATCGTCACGAGCGCTCGAGGCCCTGGCCGTGCCCATCTATCAGCAGCTCGCGGCGCTCAAGGGCATGAGCGCGCCGGGCAACCCGCCCCCCGTGCTCCTCCGCTCCCGCGAGGACAATCGCCGATTCATGGAGCAAGAGATGAACCGGCGCTACTCCCCCGCGCGCATCGAGGCCGAGCGCAAGACGCTGGTCGCCTGGGGACTGATCCCGGCGGACTATGATCTGCGCACGCTCTTCCTCGATCTCATGCAGGAGCAGATCTCCGCGTACTACGACCCCCGCGCGAAGGTCATGGTGGTGGGCGACTGGCTCCCCCCCGAGCAGCAGCGGGCCGCCCTCATCCACGAGCTCGTGCATGCCCTCCAGGATCGTGAGATCGCCCTCGAGGGCTTCATCTCGCCTGACCCGGGGCGGGGCGATCAGCTTCTCGCTCGTCAGGCGCTGATCGAGGGCGAGGCGGTGGCGCTGACCATCGATTTCCTCCTCAAGGCCCAGAACATGGACATCACGATGCTGCCTGATCTATCCAATACCCAGGGTCTCATCGCCACCAGTGCGGGCGGGCCCATGATCGCCAAGGCGCCCAAGTTCCTCCGCGACCTCTTGCTCTTCCCGTATCTCGAGGGCGTCGGCTTCGCGTACCAGCTTCGCAAGACCCACCCCTGGTCGGCCATGAGCGCCCTCTACCGCGATCCGCCCCGCTCCACCGCGCAGATCATGGACCCGGCCAAACGCATCGGCTCGCTCCGCGAGGACCCGGTGGCCGTCAACCTCCCGGACCTCGCCGGGCTGCTTCCGGGCGGGACGCTCGTGTCCGAGGACGAGGTAGGCGAATTCGGGCTGGGCGCGGTGATCGCGCTCCATCTGGGCGAGATCGAGGGGCGACGCGCCGCCGTGGGCTGGCGCGGAGATCGATTCCAGGTCTGGGAGGACGCGGGCGGGCACTTTCTCATCGCCTGCCTGGTCGTGATGCGCGATGAGCAGATGGCGGCCACCCTGGCCGGCCACCTGCGCGATTTCGTCGCCCGGCGGCACCCAGGGCTCGCGGCCAAGATGCGGGCCGGAGGCGGAGGCGCCACGACGTGGAGCGAAGGCGGCCGCGCCTCGCTGGTCGACCGTCGGGGCAGCAAGGTGCTGCTGCTCGAGCAGGTGCCCGCGGCCACCGTCGAGCGCGTGCGCGACACCATCTGGCGCTCCCGCACCGCGGGTCCCCGGCGGTAGAATACCCTCATGCCGAGCCAGCCCTCCAGGCAGCTCGAGGTCGTAGCGAATCCGCACCCGGACCGCGACTACGAGGTCGCGCTCGAGATCCCGGAGTTCACGTGCCTCTGCCCCATGACGGGACAGCCCGACTTCGCCACCATCCGCATCCGGTACGTGCCGGACCTGCACCTCGTCGAGCTCAAGAGCATCAAGCTCTACATCTGGTCCTACCGGAACGAGGGCGCCTTCCACGAGGACGTGACCAACCGCATCCTCAATGACTTCGTGGCGGCGGCGAACCCGCGGTGGATCGAAGTGGTGGGCGGCTTCGGCGTGCGCGGCGGGATCAAGACGGTCGTTCGCGTGGCGCACGGCAAGCGGCCGGAGATCTGAGCGGGGGCGGCCATGAGCACGGTCCCCATGAAGACCGTGCGCCGGCCCTTCCTCACCGCGCGCTGGTCCAATCTCGCCATCCTCACCTGGGAGGTGGCGCCCGCCCTCCTCGAGCCTCACCTGCCCGCGGGTCTCGAGCTCGATCGGCGCGACGGCGCGGTGTTCGCCAGTCTCGTGGCCTTCGACTTCCTCGACACCCGGGTTCTCGGTGTCCCCTGGCCGGGCTTCACGAGATTCCCGGAGGTGAACCTTCGCTTCTACGTCCGGCGGGGGGAGCGTCGCGGCGTCGTCTTCATCCGCGAGTTCGTGCCGCAGGCCGTCGTGGCCTGGGTGGCCCGCGCCTTCTACAACGAGCCGTACCTCGTGGCCCCCATCGAGAGCGGCGTGGGCGAGGAGCCTCCGGGGATCGTGACGGTACGCCGGCTTCGCTGGCGCGGGCGGGCTCAGAGCATCGAGGTCACGGGCGGTAAGCCCGCCTTCCGGCCCCCCGAGGACAGCGTCGAGCATTTCTTCAAGGAGCACGAGTGGGGCTTCGGCCGGGACCGGCGCGGCCGCACCGTGGCCTACCGGGTGCGCCATCCCGTCTGGGATGTCTACCCGGTGCGCGCGTGGACCATCGACTTCGATGCGGAAACGGTGTACGGACCGGGCTGGGGCTTGCTGTCCAGCGAGAAGCCCGCCTCCGTCATCCTGGCCGCCGGCTCGGCAGTGTCGGTCTACTCCGCCGAGCGCCTCTAGTTCTTCTTCTCGGAGTCGGTGGCCTCGATGGTCACCGTGTCGCCCACCAGCACGAAGGTGACCTGGCCGTTCTTGGCCTTGTAGGTCCACTTCTCGATGGGCCCGAGCTTGCTGATATCGTCCGGCTTGCCCAGGGCCTTCTCCAGCGCGGCGCGCGTCTTGACATCCTTCGCCTTGAGGACGATGTCTTCCTTGGTCGAAGGTCCACAGCCGGCCAGGACAAAGGCGAGAAGGAGGCAGGAGCCGAGGGCGATCATGCGTCTGGTCATGCCGTCACCTCCAACAGTTGAGTTAAATTACCTACCGTCCGAGTAATTCAAAATCCCCATGCACTCACCAGGAACTGTTCCGCTTCGAGCGCCGGCTTCGCCGGCGCAAGCTGTTCTTGGGGGGAGGTGTCGGAAGGGGGGCGGAGCCCCCCTCCGAGCTACCTAGGCCGCCAGCGACAATAACACGACGCCCGCCAGCATGACGATGGCCCCGGGGACGATCTCGCGCACCTTCTGCTTCTCCCCGAAGATCAGGGCCCCGATGCCGAGGGCGAAGAGGATCTCCACCTGCTTCACGGCCTCGACGTAGGAGGACAGGGTCAGCAGATACGCGTGGCCCTGGGTCACCGTGGTCAGGGCGGCGAAGAGACCGAACGACACGAAGGCCATCCAGTGGCGCGGTACGGCCACGAAATACCTCCGTGACGTCACGAGCACGACGGGGGTGACGAGGAGGCTGGCCGCGAGGTAACCGCCCAGCGTGCCCATGTAGGGATCGGAGAGCTGCATCGCCCACTTGATGGTGATGACGGACGGGGCGAAGAAGAGCGGAGCGAGGAGCGTGTAGCGCAATCCACGATCCGTGAAGAGCACGGCGAGGGGCGCCCACCACGAGATGTGCGCCCGCTGCACGTTCAGGAGATACACCCCGCTCACGCTGACGAGGATGCCCGCCACCCCGATAAAATTCGGCTCTTCCTTGAGGGTGACGTAGCCAAGCCCCACCAGGATGAGCAGGCTGATCTTCCAGAGCGCGGTCACCATCGAGATCGGGGAGAGCTTGAGCGCCTTCGACAGGGCCATGGTCGAGATGATCTGGCAGACAGCGAAGAGGAGGCAGGCCCAGACGAATCCCGGCTCGATCTGCGGAGGACCGTGCCACAGGACGAACAGCGCGGCGAAGGGCAGCAAGAAGGTGAAGCGACCCCAGACCGTCATGTACTCGTCCAGCTCGTGGCCCAGCCGCTTCATCACCGTGTTCCGGAGCACCTGGCAGAGCGCGGCCGTCAGCGCCAGGGCCTCCCACATGCGGCCGAGTCTACACGAGCACTCCGGGATACTTCGAGGGATTCGTCGGGAATCCTGGGAAGAGCGGCGCGGAAGCGGGAATCCCCAGGTGGCGGCTCGCCACTTCGGCGAAGAGATTTCGGAAATCCGTCGTCACCGCGAGATCTCGTCCCTCGTACAGCTGCTCCGGAGCCAGTCCCGGCCAGCGCCCATAGGCGCGGCCCCCTTTGATGGCGCCGCCCAGTACCAGCATGGCCGTAGCATGGCCGTGGTCGGTGCCGCGATTGCCATTCTCACGCACGGTGCGCCCGAACTCGGACATGGTCAGGATCACCACGTCGGCCATCCGATCCCCGAGATCACGATAGAGCGCGGCCAGGCCGTCCGAGAATTCCGTGAGGCGGTTTGCCAGCTGTCCCCGCTCGTTGCCCTGCGCGGCATGGGTGTCCCAGCCACCCATGTCGGCGAAGGCGACCTGGAGCCCGACGTCGGCCTTGATGAGCTGGGCGATCTGCTTGAGGTTGTCGCCGAACTTTCCCCGGGGATACTGGGCGCCGTTCTCGGGCTGGAAGCGCTCGAGCTTGGCCGCCTTGAGCATCTTGACGGCCTCAAAGGTTTCGCGGCCGGTGCCGTGCAGGATGTCCTTGACGCCCTTCTCGTAGAGGGACTCGAAGCCGGCGCGCGCATTGAGCCCGCTCCCCCCGCCCCCCATGCCCTGCTTCACATCGAAATCGCCCGCGCTGCCCATGGCGATGGCGCCGATATCGCCCCGAAGCGTCCGGGGCATCTGTGAGCCCATGGCCACGGCACGGAATGGCGAGACACCCGCAGGGGGAGCGGCTTGCAGCCCCCGCGCCAGCCAGCCGTCCGGCGTGGTCTTCACCCCGGGCGTCCCCGACTCCATGTAGTCCTGCGCGTCGAAATGCGAGCGCGTGGTGTCCGGCGACCCGCAGGCGTGGACGAGGGCGAGGTGCCGGTCATCCCAGATCGGCTTGAGCGAGGCCATGGACGGATGGAGTCCGAAGAAGCCGTCGAGGTCGAGGCTGCCCTGGCCGCCACCCGGGCGCGCGATGACGATGCTCCCGCGTGAGCCGTAGTAGTTGGGATCGCCGTGGGGGACAACCATGCTCAGCCCGTCCACGGCGCCCCGCTGGAAAATCGCGATGAGGGTCTTGGGTCGGGTGGCCGCGTCCTGTGCGTGGGCCGTGCGGACGAGAAATCGCGGCATGGCACCCAGACCGAGCAGGGCCATCGCCCCGCCTTTCATGAACGCGCGTCGGGTGCAGGGGCAGTCCATGGGCCCTATCTCCGCTGGAATTCCGGCGAGCCCAGGACGAGGGCCGCGAGCTTGTCGACATCAGTATTCGCGGCTGGCCGGCCCCCCGCCGCCTTCCGGTCGTCGGGGGTGGCGCGGATGATCTCCGGGTTGTCGAGCTGAGCGGCGAGCACGGTGCGCGTTTCCGGCCTCACCTGTCCCTGGAGCAGCGAGGCGAGGAGGGCGTCCAGAACCTGCTGGGGCTTGTGGCGGTCGGCGGTGCCGAGGGCGCGGCCGAGATCCACCTGAACGCCCGGAATGCGGTTCTGCGCGAGGGCGAGGGCGAAGTTGAGCCGGTTCAGCAGCGCGCCCGTATTGACCCAGGCCTCCGCCACGTCCGGATAGCCCGTGGGCGGCTGCTGCTGATACAGGGGCTCGCCCAGCTTGGCCACCTGCATGGCCAGCGCGAGACCGCCGCCCACCTGCTGGCTGCCCGGCTCGCCCGGCGGGGCGATCTCGCCGCCCGCGGCCCGGACCGCGCTCGCCACGAGCTCGATCGGCTTCTTGATCTTGGCGCCGTAGGCGCCCGCCGAGAAGAACTCCGGCGACGAGACGATGGTGGCCACGACCTTGCGGATGTCGCCGTCGGTATCGCGGAAGGTCTGGGCGGCCCGCTCGACGAGGGCGGGCGGCGGCTCGTCACTCACGAAGCGCCGGACGAGCTTGGTCGCGATGAACCGGGCCGTCGCGGGATGCCGCGAAAGAATGTCGATGACGCGGATGCCGTCCTGCTCGCCGCCGAAGGCGGGCAGGACATGGCCGAGCACCTTCTTGGCGCCCTGGTCATGCGCGGCGGTCTGGAACAGGAAGGTGCCCTTCTCGCGCGGCCGCTCGATGGACCAGCCGGTGAAGGCCCGGGCCACCTCGAGCACGTCCTCCTGCGTGTAGCCGCCGTCCACCCCGAGAGTGTGGAGCTCCATGATCTCGCGCGCGTAGTTCTCGTTCAGGCCCATCTTGCGGCCCTTGTTCGGGCCAAAGACCACCACGAGGTCGGGGCGGGTCGACATCCAGTTGTCGAGATAGAAGAGCATGGCGGGGTGACGGGCCGTGGCGAGCAGGAGGTCGCGGAACTTGCCGAGCGCGTAGGGGCGGATGGCCGTGCGCTCGTAGTCGGCCACCATCCACTTCACCGCGCCCTTGCGGACGTCGACGTTGAAGTGGTTGAACCAGAAGTCCGTCATGACCTCCTCGAGCTGTCGCTCCGACATCACGGCGCGCGTGAGCTTGGCGGCCTGCAACTCGGCCGGAATGCGGAAGGGGCGTCTCTCCGGCGGCGCCATCTGCCGCATCTCCTGCTGCGTCATCTCCCCGGACTGGACCTTGGCCAGGAGCTTCGGATCGGGCTCCGGGTAGGCCAGGACGAGCTCGGGCACGCTTCTCGTCAGGGTCGGGAATGCCTGGAGGGCGGCCTCGACGCGCTCGTCCGGGATCCGCGACGGCTCGAGCTGGCGCTCTATCCACTTCGCGAGCCCCATCTGCCGCACGCGCTCCACGTCGCCCGCCCGTGGACCATAGCCGAGCCGGTTCAGCACGTGCACGATCCGTTGCTCTTCGGTGAGGGTGGTCGCGGGGAGCGCGACGCGCACTGCCGGAGGAGGCTCGGGGGGGGCCGCGGGCACCGCCGCTTGCTTGTGCAGAGGCGCGTTCGAGCAGGCGGACCCGGCCAGGACCGCGAGGGCAACGAGGGGCAGCCTGCCGATGCGTGCTCTCATGATGCCTCCTGTCCAGCTAGGACGGCGGGGTGTATCGCTTCGTTTACACCCCTTCAGGCACCCTATCAAAGATAGCCATAGGCCGACCAGCCCCCGTCAGCGGTCAGGATCTCCCCGGTGATGAAGGAAGCAGAGGATGACGCCAAAAACACCGCTACTTCGCCGATTTCCTCGGGCCTGCCGATGCGGCCCATGGGGGTCCGCCGAGCGAGCTTGTCCGGGTCGAGGATGCCCCGGGCCGCGAGGCTCTTGATGAAATCGGTCTCGACATACCCGGGGGCTATCGCATTGACCCGCACTCCGCGCGCGGCCCACTCGATGGCCATCACCCGGGTCATCATGTTGAGCCCGGCCTTGGACACGCAATAGGCCAGGCGCTCGGGGAAGGGCACCGAGCCGTTCATGCTGCTCACGTGGATGATGCATCCATCGCCGGCGGCCAGCATGTCTCCCACGATCTCCTGGGTGAGGACCAGACAGCACGTCAGGTTGAGATCCATCGTGTAGCGGTAGTCGGCCTCGGGCAGGCTCTCCGATGGCGCCACGCGGGGCTGGCCGGCATTGTTCACGAGGATGTCGATCCGACCGCCCAGGGCGGCGCGCGATTCCTTGGCCAGGCGCCTGACCTCGTCCGTGCGGGAGAGATCGGCCGCGATGGCAATGGCGCGCTCGCCCAGCTCGCGGGCCGTGCGCGCGCAATCCTCCGCGCTTCGCGAGTTCACGATCACGCGCGCCCCCTCGCGCGCATACGCGCGCGCGATGCCGAGCCCTATTCCCTTGGTCGAGCCCGTGATCAGGGCAGCCTTGCCTTCAAGTCTCCCCGGCATGAATTCAGAGTCAGCGCTTCACCGTCTGGAGAAATCCCAGGACGGCGCGGTTGAAGGCTTCCCAGCATTCGATGGTGAAGCCATGACCGCCGGAGATCAGCTTGAGCTGCGCCTTGGGAATGAGGCCCGCGAGCACGCGCGAGAAGGCCGGCAGTGTCAGGTTGTCGTCCCGGCCGACGAGCACCAGGGTCGGCACGCGGATCTTCTTGATGTCCTTGAGGCGGGAGCCGTTCCATTCGAGGATGCCCTGCCCCTGGCGTTGAATCGCCTCGGGCTTGGTCGGGAACGGGTACTCGAGCGCGCGCTTGACGGCGGCGTCCACCTGGCCCTGATCGGCGAGAAAGGCGGGCGTGTAGAGCCAGGGCATGAGGAGATAGCGGAAGCGCGACTCGGCAACGAGCTCGCCCCACAAGGCCATCCAGGATCGGACGATGTGCAGGAAGCGGCCATCGCCCTGCGCCCAGGTGCCGCACAGGCCGAGGCTTCGCACTCGCTGGGGGTGGCGGATGGCGAGCTCCACGGCGATGGTGCCGCCCATGGAGTGACCGACGACGTGAGCCCGCGGAATGCCCAGGTGCTCGAGCACGGCCGCGGCATCGTCGGCCATCTGGGAGGTGGGATACACAGGCGCCTCGGGCATGTCCGTCTCCCCCACCCCGCGATTGTCGAAGGTCACGACCTGGTAGTGGGGAGACAGCCCCTTGACCTGGAAGAGCCAGTTGGCCGCGGGGGCGGAGAGCCCGTTGATGAGCAGGATGGGATCGCCCTCCCCGGACGTTTCGTAGTGGAAGCGGATCCCGTTCAGCGTGGCGTAAGGCATACGTGGCAACCCTCTCGATCCGCTCTCCGCTCTGCGGAGGCGGAGCTACGGCCATGGGCGGCGTCAGATGACGACGGTGACCTTGATGGACTCGGGCGAGCGATGCGCGGCAAAGGCCTCCTGGATTCGATCGAGGGGGAAGCGGTGCGTGACGAGCCGGTCCACCTTGACCACGCCCGTGGACAGGAGTCGGACGGCCTCCGGGAACTCTTGCTGGTAGATCATGGACCCGATGATCGTGAGCTCGCGGCGCACGACGCCGAAGAAGCTCACCGTCGACGGCTCGTGAGGGAGCCCGGTGAGGACGAGCCGGCCCCCGGGATGCACGAGCTCGAGCGCCTGCTCGACGGCCGCCCCCGTACCGGCCGTCTCGATCAGCACATCCACCCCCTCGCGGCCAGAAAATCCCCGCGCGACCTCGGGAGCGCGGCCCGAGCTCGTGGTCGTGAACTCGTCGGCGCCCAGCTCACGCGCGAGACGCTCCCGCCGATCGGTGCGTCCGACCGCGAGCACCTTGAGCCCCCTGGACTTCAGCACCTGAATAGCGAGAAGCCCGAGCGCTCCCATCCCGAGCACGGCCGCCGTCTCCCCGCTCCGGGTCTCGCCCCGTCCCACCGCACGGACGACCACGGCCAGCGGCTCGGCCAGCAGGAGCTGATCGTCGCTGATCTCGGCCGGGGCGGGCCAGCAGCAGCGCGCGGGCAGCCGCGCCTGCCCCGCGAAGCCGCCGTCCACGTCGATGCCGATGGCGGTGCGCGAGAGGCAGAGATTCCTGTTGCCTTCGCGACAGAGCGCGCAGTGGCCGCAGGAGTAATTGGGCTCGACGGCGACCTTCTGCCCGGGCCGGATGTTGGTGACGTCGGGGCCGACGGCCACGATCTCGCCGATGAACTCGTGGCCCATGACGCGCGGATAGCCGACGGCACGATCGCCGTTCCAGATCCGATAGTCGGTGCCGCACAGGCCCGAGGCGAACACCCGCACCACGGCCTCGCCGGGACCGGGCGGCGGCAGGGCGCGCGGTTCGACACGCACGTCCCTGGGTCCGTGGAGGACGGCGGCTTGCATGGCGTTCATCCTAGCGGCTGTCCTCAGTCACGGCAAGTTCACGCCCGTCAACCCGCGGTGTGGCCGCCGTCGAGAAATATGGTCTGGCCGGTCATGTAGTCGGAGGCGGGCGAGGCGAGATAGATGACGAGCGGACCGATCTCCTCGACTCTCCCGGTCCGTCTGAGGGGTACGTCCCGGAGCAGTCTCTCGCGCACTTTGGAATCGGCAAACGCCTCGCTGTTCATATCGGTGACGAACCAGCCGGGCGCCACGGCATTGACCTGGATATTGAAGCGCGCCCACTCCACGGCCAGGGCTTTCGTGAGCGCGATGACTCCGCCCTTCGAGGCGGAGTAGGCGGCGTAGCCGGACAGTCCCGCCACTCCGAGGACGGAGGCGAGGTTGATGATCTTGCCCGACTTCTGAGCGATGAGCCGGGCCGCCGCCGCCCGACAGCCATTGAAAACGCCGACGAGGTTGACCTCGATGGTGCGCCGGAACTCCTCGGGCGCCATCTCGGCAAAGGGCCGGACGCCGGCGATGCCCGAGTTGTTGACGAGGATGTCGAGACGTCCGAGGCCCTGGGCCGCGCTTTCCACGAGAGCCTCGACCTGATCATAGGCCGTCACGTCGGTGGGCAGGATCAAGGCCTTCCGGCCGAGCCGCTCGACTCCGCGCGCGGTCTCGGCCAGCTCCGCCTCCGCGCGCGCGGCGAGGGCGACATCAGCGCCCGCCTCGGCGAGGGCGAGGGCCATGGCACGGCCGAGGCCGCGGCTCGCCCCCGTGACAATGGCCGCCTTGCCGTCGAGCCGGAGGGCCTCGAGGGCCATCCTATGCGTACAGGGAATCGAGGGCCGCCCGGTGCTTGTCGCTGATCACCTTCCGCTTGACCTTGAGGGTGGGCGTGAGCGCCCCGTTCTCCACGGTGAAATCTTCCGGGAGGACGAGAAACTTCTTGATCTTGGCGTAGGACTGCAGCTCGGAGTTCTTCTCATCGACCGTGCGCTGCACCCGCTCGAGGATCTTGGGATGCTTGACGAGCACGGCCGGCTCGGCGGCCAGGATGCCCTGGTCGCGCGCGAACTTCGTCAGCTCCTCGGCGTTGAGGGTGATCAGGGCCACGGGATAGGGGCGGCGGTCGCCGTGGACCATGGCCTGGCTGATGAAGGGGTCGGCCTTGAGCAGGTTCTCGATGTTCTGGGGCGCGATGTTCATGCCGCCCGCCGTGACGATGAGGTCCTTCTTGCGGTCCGTGATGAAGAGAAAGCCGTCCTCGTCGAAGCGGCCGATGTCGCCGGTGGCGAACCAGCCGTCGGGCAGAAAGACTTCGCGAGTCGCCTCGGCCTTCTTGAAGTACCCCTTGGCGATATTGCCGCCACGGCCGAGGATCTCGCCGTCCGGCGCGATCTTCACCTC from Candidatus Methylomirabilota bacterium includes these protein-coding regions:
- a CDS encoding DUF933 domain-containing protein is translated as MKIGLVGLPKSGKTSLFNLLTGSAVATSSFGASRGEMHAGVARVPDERVDRLSALFKPKKTTFATFEVVDLAGISKGEREGLDAKEFRNADALLHVVRAFADATGSASNPKGDIADLETELILADLEVVERRLERLEASIKKKRTDADVKEQSTLLEIKPALEAETPIRAFPLPDDDARVIRGFTFLSQKPILHCLNLSEKEIDRGPNLVESFGLQEVAARPGTAVGWVSAVIEAEVAQLAGEEQAAFLADLGLSEPAIKRVLRDCYGLLGLLSFFTVGDDEVRAWSVPRGTRAQDAAAAIHSDIARGFIRAEVVGYNELVGAEGSMAAVREKGQFRLEGKDYVVRDGEICHFRFNVAK
- a CDS encoding DMT family transporter; translation: MPVHRPLDVKGAILALVLAVLWGANPVAIKLGLADVAPVRMAFFRFAVSAIVIFGYAVVTGRRDVLLIPRGQGKPIWSLGLLCVVQIALMNVGIDRTTAAHAVIMVNSYAVHTVVFAHFLLPGDRLTGRKLVGVLIAYSGVVILFAPGFTGTGGALVGDLIIAVSALVLAERTVFIAKTVQRVDPVRLMMYQSIIGAAGLFLMSLVWDVDRPTRWTAGLLLSILYQGALIGGFNFVLNAKLLRIYQPSAMATVALSTPIWGVLIAAAIGREGLAPELVLASAMVAAGIGLTTRR
- a CDS encoding ImmA/IrrE family metallo-endopeptidase, which translates into the protein MRRLWAVLLVLACAPTLLAQSHAQPSESSRALEALAVPIYQQLAALKGMSAPGNPPPVLLRSREDNRRFMEQEMNRRYSPARIEAERKTLVAWGLIPADYDLRTLFLDLMQEQISAYYDPRAKVMVVGDWLPPEQQRAALIHELVHALQDREIALEGFISPDPGRGDQLLARQALIEGEAVALTIDFLLKAQNMDITMLPDLSNTQGLIATSAGGPMIAKAPKFLRDLLLFPYLEGVGFAYQLRKTHPWSAMSALYRDPPRSTAQIMDPAKRIGSLREDPVAVNLPDLAGLLPGGTLVSEDEVGEFGLGAVIALHLGEIEGRRAAVGWRGDRFQVWEDAGGHFLIACLVVMRDEQMAATLAGHLRDFVARRHPGLAAKMRAGGGGATTWSEGGRASLVDRRGSKVLLLEQVPAATVERVRDTIWRSRTAGPRR
- the queF gene encoding preQ(1) synthase, producing the protein MPSQPSRQLEVVANPHPDRDYEVALEIPEFTCLCPMTGQPDFATIRIRYVPDLHLVELKSIKLYIWSYRNEGAFHEDVTNRILNDFVAAANPRWIEVVGGFGVRGGIKTVVRVAHGKRPEI
- a CDS encoding DUF2071 domain-containing protein, with amino-acid sequence MSTVPMKTVRRPFLTARWSNLAILTWEVAPALLEPHLPAGLELDRRDGAVFASLVAFDFLDTRVLGVPWPGFTRFPEVNLRFYVRRGERRGVVFIREFVPQAVVAWVARAFYNEPYLVAPIESGVGEEPPGIVTVRRLRWRGRAQSIEVTGGKPAFRPPEDSVEHFFKEHEWGFGRDRRGRTVAYRVRHPVWDVYPVRAWTIDFDAETVYGPGWGLLSSEKPASVILAAGSAVSVYSAERL
- a CDS encoding DMT family transporter, with translation MWEALALTAALCQVLRNTVMKRLGHELDEYMTVWGRFTFLLPFAALFVLWHGPPQIEPGFVWACLLFAVCQIISTMALSKALKLSPISMVTALWKISLLILVGLGYVTLKEEPNFIGVAGILVSVSGVYLLNVQRAHISWWAPLAVLFTDRGLRYTLLAPLFFAPSVITIKWAMQLSDPYMGTLGGYLAASLLVTPVVLVTSRRYFVAVPRHWMAFVSFGLFAALTTVTQGHAYLLTLSSYVEAVKQVEILFALGIGALIFGEKQKVREIVPGAIVMLAGVVLLSLAA